From Daucus carota subsp. sativus chromosome 6, DH1 v3.0, whole genome shotgun sequence:
TGGGAGGTTGGCATGTTGTTCAAAGACCAGCAAGAATGCAGAGACTCCATGATCAAGCACAGCTACAAGCAGGGCAGGCAAATCCATTTCATTAAATCTGACAAGAAGAGAGTCAGAGCTGTGTGCAAGCATCCATGCCCTTGGTATATGTATGCAAgcttaaattttgataaaacttTTCAAATGAAGCAAATGGGTCCAGGTGAACATAAGCTGTTATATTCTCCACAAttaattattcatttatttctttatttatgtttttattaaacTATCAACTTTTTGGGATATTATTGTCTTTTTGCTGTGTACATGTCTTAATGGGTACATTGTTTATGTAACCCTAGATCTAAATTTTATGCAGCACACACTTGTGTTAGACAGCAAAGGGATCTTCCTTTAATTCATTCTGGCTTCCTAGCTGAAAAATATGAATCTGAGTTCAGGATTAATCCAAATTTGCCCATCACTGCTTTCCATAAGAGGGTTCTAATGGACATTCAAGTGGATTTCAATCCTAATGTGCTGAGGAGAGCTAGGAGGAAGTGTATGAAGAACATAAAGGGCATAGATGCTGACCAGTATGCAAAGCTATGGGATTACAGGATGGAGTTGTTGCAGAGGAATCCAAATTCTACTATTGAGCTTCAATTTGAGTCAGGTAGGTTTCAATGTCTCACAGCCCCAAACAgtcattatattcaattattttCTTAATCCAATTATTTTTGTAGGCCATCCTGGAGTTTTCAAAAGGATGTACTTATGCTTTGGAGGACTGAAACATGGATTCAAGTTAGCTTGCAGAAGAGTAATTGGTCTTGATGGGACTCACATAAGAAATCACTACAAAGGCCAGATTCTCACAGCAGTTGGAGTAGACCCAAACAACTGTATGTACCCTCTTGCTTATGCTGttgttgaagctgaaaacagAGACTCTTGGGAGTGGTTTGTGAAGCTCCTTAGACAAGACATTGATGCTGGGGATGGCAGGGCATGGACCATTATAAGTGATAGACAGAAAAGACTCCTAAATGTTGTTGCAGAGCTCTTGCCAGCAGCTGAACACAGGTTTTGTGTTAGACACATGCAGAACAACTTCAAGCAAAAGTATCCAGGAAGGTCCTTGAAAGATAAGATGTGGTGTGCTGCTAGAGCTCCTAATGTGCAAAAATTCAATGAGTACATGGAACAAGTTAATAGTGAGCTGCCTGCTGCTTTTGATTGGTTGGCGGAAGTTCCTACACACCACTGGTCTAGGCCAGCTTTCAAATGTGAGAACAAATGTGATATTCTATTAAATAACATGTGTGAATCATTCAACAGAAGCATTGTGGTTGCAAGGTCTGAATCTATACTTGTAATGCTTGAGATGATAAGGGAATATCTCATGAATAGAttacagaaaaaaaaagagaaggctGCCAGTTGGGAGGATAGGAGAGTGACTCCAAAATGTGGATTGATGATTGACAAATACAAGAGATGGAGTGGTAATGTTTATGCTGCATATGCAGGATATAATGAGTTTCAAGTTAATACTGTTAGTGGTAATCGATTTGGTGTTGACCTCAACAACTGGACTTGTGGATGTCGTAGATGGGAGCTAAATGGGATTCCATGCCACCATGTCATATCTGCCATCAACCGGCTTGGTCTAGATCCTTATGATTTTGTTGATGCTGCATATTCAATTAAATCATATGCACAATGCTACTCAGGTATGTGGTCAATTATGTCATATTTGTTTGAGTATAATTATGTGATATTCTTTTTAGTATAATTATGTCATATATGTTTCATGCCACTATTATGTCATATTTGTTTTAGTATAATTATGTCATATTTGTTACAGGAATCATTTTTCCTATGAATGGGAAAGCTTACTGGAAAAAGCATGGTCATGAGGTCAAGCCTCCTCTCATTCAAAAGCTACCAGGAAGGCCTAAAATGAAGCGGAGACGTGATGGTAACGACGACAAAGATAAATGTAGTAAAGATGGGGCCAAACTGTTGAGGAGGGTGGATCAGACTAGTGTTAGGTGTAGCCTATGCAAGCAGAGTGGGCATAATAAGAGAACATGCAAAGATGCACATTCTTCAACTGACGACCTTATTGGTGCTACTGGTGTCCAAACACCAACGGTTGACACTGCAGCTGTTCCTGAGGATGCTGACGGACACCATGACTGCATCTTGGAAATGGATTTGCATGAGGCACCAATACTTACTCAAGGAAGTCAAAGCACACAAGGAGAAGGTACTATTCAGTGGCCTGAAGTTGTTGGCACACCACCACAAACAGTGTAGCCAGCTTGGCCTACACTTGAGGTAAAGCGTCCCTCTGAGGTTGGTGCAACACATGTTAATGTGGTAATCAAAGGCAAGCACACTCTCAAAGGTGGTAAGGGGAACAATAACAAACGACTGCCTCCTACAAACTACAATGGACCCAGTTTACACGGTTATAGTTTGAGTGAACCTGTCCAGCAGTTCAAGACTAATGTGGGTGGAACTGAGGTTGTATCGGCATCATTTACAAAGAAAGGCAAGTATATGGTAACACATGGTGCTCTATCACAGGCTCTGGCAGCAGCTAAAAGGAAGCTTGGTGAGGCCAATAGTGATGCAGCAGTCCAGTCTGATgaaagcatgcataaagatGGTCATGGAGATGAGGCTGGTGGGGAGGATGCCACGTAGAGGTGCTACTTAAATGTGGAAGCATTGTAGTTGCATGCTAGCAACTGTGAACCAACTTTTGCTTGACTTTTTTTTTGGCCTATCAGTCAACATGTTAGTGCTTTGTTAGACATCCAATGCTGCTACCTAGATTCCGTAAAACTTTGTTTAGTTTTTGTTGCTATTTTGCATTGTGGCACTAACCTAACTGCTGTATGGATCAGTCAAAACTGTATGGTCTTATTTGTGCTGTTTCAAGATATTGTATTTTGTGTGTGGCATTTATTTGGGTGGTTACAACACTGGTTAGATACAATATTCCTCTATATAAAGCAGGCTTCTAACTTCACTACATCACAGCACCAAAACATAAACAAGAATTAGTAATAGACATGGCAGAGTGGAGCAAACCAGCAGTCAATTGCTATAAGGTTAATGTGAAGGGTATTTTCAATAGGCCTAGGTTCACAGCTGCTGTGGGGTGCATTATCAGGAATGATGAGGGGGAATGGGAAAAGGGGTGTGGTGGCTTGATAGGTCTTGTTGATCCAGTCACGGCACAGCTTTGGAGCATCTTCTATGGCCTCAAGCTTGCATGGGAGAGTCATAGGACAAGTCTCGTTCTGGAGACTGATTGTCCATCAGCACTCGGGCACGTACTCCATCCCGACCCTCGTTACCCACTGGCTGATTTGGTCTCTATGATCAACGGTCTTCGGGCAGAGGCATGGGATAGCCTTGAGTTGGAGTGCATCCCGGAGTCCGCAAATGCTGCAGCAAGTGCTTTGTCCTCCCACTGCCTATCTGGTCGTGGCGGTGTGGACGACTTTGTTTCGCCCCCTGCATCTGTTATGGCCATCGTTTCTGAAGAGATGGCAAATTGATGGTGTTGTTGGTTTCTTTGTAAGGGGGGTTTCATTTCAAGCTTAATTATTATCTATTTGAATAAATTTGTGTTTAAGAATGTGTTCTTAACTATATTTAGTGCTGCATCTTCATTCTACCATTGGTTTAAACTGATAAGGAAGCATGTAATTAATCTATCATAACAACAAACTGACCAAACAAAAGACACTCTTCATTCATAGGCAGTTCAAATACAAACATAATAAAGCTAACTTAACACATATACAAACATTGTTCACAGGTACAAACTTACCAAACAAACCAAACTAAACAGAGGTTCACATAGACATTAAAATACAACTTAAGAACATGATAATCTTCTTCCAAGCAATGCCAGCACTGGCCAGCATACCCATCACCAAGTGTGCAACATTAAAGTGCTCTAGTCGGAATCCATGGAATCTCCATTATACATAGGAGCTAGGTTTTCTGGCCCCTCTGTTTGAAGAGTAATCTCCTTCACCACATCACACAAAAGAAGCAGACCAGCAAGCGTGTTCTCGTGCTTCTCTTTCTCGGCAGCCAACCTAGCTTCGTACCAAGCTACCAAACGCTCTCGGCGTCGCCCTGCCTGATCGAGGTGCTTTGAATCGCGCTCCTTCAGCTCCTTGATTATCTTCAGTGTGCGCTCAGTGGGTGGTTCATCAACCCATTTATGAAAGCCACACTCTTCATCAGGACACTCTCGAAACCTCCATCCTGCGTTCGGCCCGTACCACCTAGTCCTCACAACGCTCATGAGGTCGCAGTCACAGGCCAGATCAAGGATTGCATCACATTCTTCAAGTGTGCGGCTCATTTTTTCAGAAGTTGAGCAAGCTGTTACAATGATGGAGAGATTAGGTTAggcatcatatatatatatatagaaagccACACTGTCCAAAGATGAAACTAGACGGGGTTTATGTGTACACTGAAGTTCCTTGAAGCAAGTTGTCCATACTACCCTTCCTCAACAACGGTAACATGTCAGAGTTGAAGCTGGAAAAGGCGCGAGAGGGTTGCAGCATACAAATCTCGTACTTGAGGGGCTGAATCGTACAAAATGGTACTTGAGGGGTTCATGTGCATATTGGTGTCAACTTGGAGGGTTAAAGGGTGTTTAAGCCTTTTAGCTTTCCACAAGGAGGATTTGTTGCTTAAGAGATTACAAGGGATTTATACATCCGGTCAACCAAGAGTCGGAGACGTGAAATTCGGAGAGTTCATGAAAGAGCaactatgttgtgtttggttggggaaaATAGAATGAAATAAGTAAAATTACTTAAAACTAATAGAGATAAGAGAGaggttttgaaataaatttaagtgagtgcaaaattgttatgatgagatttgagaagaaatcgTGAATATGAGAGAATGAAGAatttcatctcaaattgaaggtatgATCCCTAGCACATAatataaggaatggaatggaggttgaaatgaaatttgttaacgattgcttataatataatttattttccatTACATttcttccggaatcattcactccaatcaaacacaacataaagaATCATTCACTCCaatcaaacacaacataaagaATTACCGTATTCTTTATGCTTCCCGGTTGGTAATTGGTATCATCTGGCGTATTGCCAACTCGTGACTAGCTAGAGTTGTGATGTGATAGTTCTTTTCTTCAGATGCTCGTTTCAGAATATtgatggaaaaaaaaattaaacttatgGGGTACAAAGTGTAAATTCCACATCTATTAATGATAACTTGACAAAAAGTGGTCAAAGAAGTGCATATCGAAGCGCTTCGATTATTGAAAAAGCGCAGAAGTTCTTCTAGTACACTTACTTCTGGAGTGCAATGTGTAGATTACTCTAtacatttttaaaacaaaatattttatttctgaAGACTGGTGAAGAGGCCGCAGCTGACGACTGAAGAGATGACACATTAAGAGATCATCCACTAAGAAACTCCTGCAGATTTCCCCCTAGTTTCTTGGGTGGGCATGTGAGATTTTTGGAAACAATATAACTGGTGAAACTTAATAAGCTCCAAACTTCAGTACACAATATTACACAGCTACCTCAGCCTCTAGGCTCTCTAGTCTCTACTCACAAGACTCACACTTGCTAGCTACTCAAATTATGCATTCCCTACTAACAGCAATTAAACTAGTAATAGTAACTGAAAACTGAAACATCGCAGCCTATAGATGTCTTCATCTCACTCATCTTCATGGTGTACTTGGTAGAGGCTCACTTCCTGAAATGCACGAGCCAGCATCCTCTTTCAAGGGAGCTGCAGCCCTCATGCTCTCCCGTCTTCCATCTTTGTTAATGGACCGCGAACCATTTTGATGAGCATTCAGAGATAATCGTCTATTAGGAGTTCCATTTGCCCCATTAGCACGAGAACCAACTGCCTTCTTCGTGCCAACTGGTCGAGCAGGGCTTGGCCTTGCAGTGAATGCTGTTTCCTGTTCGGCAGCATTTGTCTGTTCATGAAACTTCTTCTGATCCTGTAAACACCAAAAGTAGAGTTAAAGGAGGCCAAATGATTGTAAACCTGTATGTTAAGGACCAAATTGTCTGCAAGAAAAACACAGCCTCAAGCTTGAGGAAGGCGCGTCAATCTAATCAGTTGGTAACTTGGTATACAATTTGTACAACTGAAACTGACCTTCAtccttcttttttcttcttctcgGTCATTCCTGAGCATCGCATATTCGTCTAGCATGGCAAGTAGAGGAACACCGTCGTAGGTAAATGATACTCCACGTTCTTCTTCCCAAGCACGAGTTTTGGCAACTAATGATTCAACTAAAGCTGCACAAAATATAAGGTGATAATTAAAACTTTTGTTGGATACTTGTAACTATtgcttatttataaataattctcCGTTTTAGAATCACTAAAGAAAAGAAGTGATAGTCCAGTAAAGTCATTTTCCAACATTACAACCTATATATATAAGAGTATAAAGGTTCTTTGATTCGCTAGTATGAAACCTTAACCCTATTTCTCCTAATTagaatgaatataattttatgtgtttcttactcaataaaattataaaagtattTAGAAACTAGATCTAATAAGGAGATGTTACCATGTAAGATGAAAAATTAGCAATTTATTCATCAGTAGCAGGTTTTATTGGCATAACATTGACAAATAAcaagtttaaataaaaaaagcaaaaaaattgtaataCTGACATAAATAAGATAGTAGTAAATAGATAAACCGTGTACCGCAAGACACACGGGTATAAGCTAGTTGTAGCAATAACATTTATGCAACTAACCAGACTAAGATGTCATGATACTTGTCGGACTGGGGTACAACCCCAGTACCTGAAACTTAACCCTGAAAAACAGTATAGTTTTATATGCAACACATAccaggaattttgtttactagaaTTCTGGCCTTCTCAGCACGTTTAAGATTCAAGTGTGCACCTCTGCTCGCGTTATACCTATTGTCGTCCTGTTCCAGCAAAGAATAAATAAGCATAATTATCTGAACTTCTATTATGTCCCAAGTCCTAACAATGCTATAGAGGAACCATAATATTTAGATGAAAGAGGCTGGCATCTATTAAAAGCACTCAGTAACAGCAAAAAACTACCATCAATCAACTATTTTTCTGTCAAAATAATACAACGGAGGTATGCACAAGCTATATGTTGGGCATCTTGGGCTGTAATAGTGTAAAAATAATTACCAAGGAAAACTGAATAAGCAATAAATAGAAGTTTATCCTGTTAACTTGCACAAGCAAGCATAAAACTTATTAGGCAAATGAGAAAACTGACAAATCccaaataaaatctaatttcCAAGAACAGCATTAACAAGGTACAGTCTGCGCTCATTAGGTATCACCTGGGGGGCTGAGGAATTGTGATCAAGGGTGGTTTTATCTGATCATGAGTTCTTAATGCCTTTTACATTAAAACTATGACAGACAAAAATTGCATACTGCTGGCAGTCACAAGGACAAAAGATTTGAGATGTTGATTTACTGAAACATAAGGGAAGCAAGATTGAGAATGTAGATACCCTGTTGTAGTCTTCGAGCCAACTCTCTTCTTCACAAGCTGACATCCATTTCTCCACCTTGTCCAGTATGTCCTTTCTGCTTAGTGCCTCTTCTTTTGCTTTTACTATCTGATTATCCATGTCGTCCAGTAACTCAGCAGGCTCAACATCCCCGGAATCAATCAATGCCATGATTCTTTCACGAGCAGCCTCCGAATCAATCTCTACATGGGCATGCACATAGATCTCTTCCAGCTCAGCTTGTCTCTTAAATGCAATTTCCTTCATTCTGCTAGCTTTTAGCTGATCTAGCCTTTCAACTTCCACCTCAGCCTTGCCAACATAAACAAGGATTTAGATAATTCTGCATACTTATAGTCGATCAGTATCAACAAGATTGGCAGTTTAAATACCTGCTCAATCAGATCCAAAGCAAGGGCGCCAGGAATGGTCACTTCGTCGACAGAAGCTGACACATTGCAGGTAACATGGTCAAACAAGCTTCTCTCTTCTTCAGAGGTATCCATTAGATTCCAAAGATCAATAAGTTGTTTTGCTAACTCTTGAAGCTGTATAGAGTTGGAGCGAAACATACAAACATGAGTATTTTATCTAAAAAGAGAGTTGCAgcaaagaattaaaaaaaaatatatagaggTACAGACAGCTTCAAAGAGACATTTATAACTTACTGTAATGTATATGAATGCCTGAGAGCACACAATAAGGCAAcataatattttacataataGGAAAATTGCAAGAATCATATAACTAGATAGATACAGTGTAACATTAGATTTACCAGACAAAAGAATTACTGAATTGCATATAATCATATTAAAAGTAGTAACCTATAAGAAATTTAGTATCCTTATataagataattaataatatgttaAGATCAGAATCAAGTACGATAAATATCACCATAACTATTTTGAGAGTAGATGATTTTGCACAAAGACATTTGTTGACAGGTAAAATAACTTCTATAGTATTAGTAGGGGCCTTGTGTGTCAAGCAACTTCCACAATCATCCAAAGATATTTGATCctataaaatacaaatatgCCTGCATTTGAAGATGAAGTGCAGTCTGAGAATGACATTACCAAAAGTCAAGTACTAAAAAGTTACCTTATGCAACCTCTGTTCCTTATCTTCTTCTAAAGCTAAGACGGTCTTGGCCAACTGAGATAAGGTGTCATTACTTATGCTTTTAGACTGTACACCTATAGAATCATCCAGACTAGGATGAACTTCAGTAACGGTACTGAAGAAGTCCATCCGAAGAACAGCACAAAGGTCATGCACCGTGCTGACAAATTCAAGGACCTTATGCAACCGATCACTCTGGAAGaccaaataaatattaaaattaattataacatatgATACTAGCAACTACAAATGtcatataaattcaaaaattaccTTTTCTTTCTGCAATTCTTGCAGCTTGGCTTGAAATTCATCCAATTTCTTCAGGGAAAGATCAGACTCATCAACTACAGGGCTTCCCACTTTTTCAATGGTTCCTGTAATTTGACCACATATCATTTGAATTTGAGATTGTACATCTGAGAACTCTTTTATTCTCTCATCCTTCTGCTTCCATAGTTGTTCTAATGTTGGTGCTATAGCTGAAAGTTGCTCCTTAATTGTTCCTGAAGTATTGTCAGGCTGCAAAGAAACAAATAAATTCAGTGAATATCTACTTAATCGCCCTCAGTTTCCAGCAAAGTATCATTTCCCTTACAACTTGTACTTGTACTTGTCCAGGGATCAAAATTAACATAAACACACGTGTCCATATGAAACATATAACTCTGCAAATTCACTCACAATTCCAACATAAGTTTTTTCCCCCAGTGCTGACATAAGACTGTGAAGCTCAACTTGACCATCAGCAAGTGACTGAAGCAAGTGTGCCCTCGACTTGACAGCATGGTCAACCTTTCTCTTGTACACATCCAAGCACTCTTGCTCCAACTGAAGAAGCATCTTATCCCGTTCAGCGTCACTCtcaccaacttcatcccaaattTGCTGCATTAACAAACAACATAAACACGTAAACAACTAAATTCAAACATCACCACAATACCCCTATGGTAACTAACAAATTCAACTAAATTCACCTGCAACTGCTGTAGTAAAGAACCACAAGTGGTTTCTCCGAGTAGCGTGTTCTGCGAATCTAATGCTGCCATTGTTGTTTACTTGACCCTAAATTAGCAGCAATGTGAGACTGACTTACCTATAAAAACAATCTAAGCTTATAAAACCAAATAGGGGGAGCATTAGGGTTTAGTTCTGTGTGCTATACAAATTAACCACCAGGATTTTAGATCATTAAAAAAGTATTATCTAAGCAGATCTAAGAAGCATACATTTAATAGTAAATGTACAAATGCAGGATAAGCACAGATCTGAAACAATGAGCAAACAGATCACAGtaaaacagagagagagagagagagagagagagagaggacttacagagagagagaggtagtAATAGTAGTAGTTGTAGAAGTAGGTGGAGACTGGAGAAGGAGATTACCACTCAGATCTGagcataaatattaataataatgagaGAGGTGTGAATAAGTAGTAGTAGTACTGGGAGGGAGTGAGGGGAGATTGAGTGAGAAACGGGGAGACAAGAAGATGAAAGCGAGGAAAGGGAGGACAGAGAAAAACATGACTTATTTATTAGACGAGTAATAATACATGTGACTGTGACCGAAGATTATTGGAAAGATAAGTACATGTGATGTCTGAAGACACTAGACCACCACTTGCCACATTTCACCATGTATATTTCTACACTAATTTTGCCAAGTTACCGCGGAGTAGCAGTGACTACAAGTACTAGCATTTTTTGCCTGCTTTCGCATGGTTtaagaaattaattttgtattattaatttattttattttaagaagaATTTAAATAGCAATAAAAGATTTGGAAAATAATAAAGAAGGAAACATAAAGAATAGTTTGTTAATAAGCACCGGCCTTGATTAGGGATGgagttttacccgacccgatggatacccAACCTGTTTCGACCCGATTAAGCCTACCgaacttatttttttagatctggatcttatttttagaaCCGAAAAAGTTAGAATCTGGATCTCAAgtattccgaaccgagacccgacccgaaatccgatttaaacccgatccgaacctgAAATCCGGTaaaaacccgatacaaaatattatatatatgtatgtatatacatacatatatatatatatatatatatgtgtgtgtgtgtgtgtgtgtgtacatgttaaatgtaattatatgtattgaaatattatgaatcattaggtatgaatattttacttaattttatatgcgcaatacataatttataataatttcatcaacattttatttttctcgATTATAGTGCgttaaaatatctaaatataataataaaaaaaaaattataaatgataagttgaatagttgtatacaattaagttaacatgtttcacgtgtttattgtactAAATGAAACCTATAATTCCCTTTTTTATATTCGtgtattttgaagaaaaaaaatcaataatcacAATTTTTATAGATATGTaatatttacttaattttatttttgtaaatatctgAATTAGACCTGAACCCGAatcgaaacccgaaaaaaccgaaCATATTGGATTTAGATCTTCATTTTCTGGACCCGGActtgaaccgaaccgaaatataataAATCGGGTCTGAATCTCAAGAAACCTAATCCGGTCTGACCCGTTGCCTTCCCTAATCTTGGTCTTGATTCCCATCTTTCTCATAGTGCCTTGATAGAAATGAaccaaattgatatatttaaaaaattttaggATTATTTATGTCATTGTGTTTTACTATTTGCAACAGATGCCATGATTATAATCACTGTTCTAAAAATCGTTCTAGGCGGCCACCTAGGCGGTGCCTAGGTGCTAGGCGGCACCGGAACGCCCCGATTCGATCTTAGACGGTGAATTAGgcgttttttataaaaatcggTCTTAGGAGGTCAAAATTCCGCCTAGGCGGTCCAGGCGGACAATAAAAAAacaagatttttaataaataaaatctaaaattatgattatattataaaaattaagtaTTCACTTGTAGTTAActtaatatcatataaaataagtaaaatgattacttttatttaatattttttgccttgtttataaaatattgattggtatatatttatttaatcaatgattttgtattacatgtattaagtatttatttttaatatatgatattatattgtttacACTCTACTAGTAGTGAAAAGtggataaaattattaaattatatttaattataataattttataataatatatgtccgATTAATGCTCCAATTAATCTtttcgattaatccccgatttcccgattaatcgctagaAGGTACCCCAACCGCCCTGGGACGCCTAGCGATTTCTGGAACATTGATTATAATCATTCCGTCCTACCAGATTCTTTACATCATAGAACGTAATCCcgacatgtattttaagactCTCATTAAGTATacttacataattaatttttaaaatatatcttttataaattgatatttaaatgttacatttttattcaggaaaaaaatttcaaaaataaattatgcaaCTATACTTAACGTAAGTTTTAAAATGAGTATGGAGCCCTTCATCCCCGACGTTAAGAACGGAGTCccttaataatattttactccctccgtccctatttatctgtccactttggaagtaaaaatttgtccctatttatctgtccatttatactttcaaaactaatttaatgatagtttttcaaatatatcttcataatttcaattttcaaggcttgacttatttaaaacttggttgaattcatgttttcaagacataaagtaggggtattccatcattttcaagatattaattagaggtatttaatgaaaaagttcatacaatcaaggacaccttggtatgtgtttttttttccaaaatggacagataaaaagggacggagggagtattgattTGGAGATGCATTTAAAATTTCGAATGCggcaaatacatttttttttgttttacatGCAGAAAGTGAATCGGTAGAGATCTAAATACTCAAATCGGAAAAAGACACAGCAGTTCTCTCCATCCCGCTCAATACCGTTTTTTAATACTCAGCACGaattttaaagtgaatataaaatataccttcataacttattttaaaattttttctttttaatattaaaattgaaataataaaattttatttaaaatgtgaaaatgaaaattatttatgaaactatGCTTCAAAgaagtattaaaatatgtgtcaaccCAATTTTTAATATGTACTATTAAACATGACAGCAATATTTGATAACATGTGCAAGTCTCGGGTGACAATTTTGGGTAAGGAGTCGTGTTCATGTCAGCGATCGAGTTGATTTTGAGTCAAGCTAAAATCATttcaaattgaataaaattga
This genomic window contains:
- the LOC135147212 gene encoding uncharacterized protein LOC135147212, which encodes MDVGMVELKKECDLTKMLEYAKENNYRIDLYVKHFFLEEGTGQTSNDIYSNVRPDEHASNDSHDVGYLIDEIDDYEWEDSDYSMGEDDDRLFAENVDEEAEWIGRIKQTLGLSEDGDDSVGQDSDEELSKGSDVDSLEHFMETLADECIVGMKKITWPFYEDSDDPAWEVGMLFKDQQECRDSMIKHSYKQGRQIHFIKSDKKRVRAVCKHPCPWYMYASLNFDKTFQMKQMGPAHTCVRQQRDLPLIHSGFLAEKYESEFRINPNLPITAFHKRVLMDIQVDFNPNVLRRARRKCMKNIKGIDADQYAKLWDYRMELLQRNPNSTIELQFESGHPGVFKRMYLCFGGLKHGFKLACRRVIGLDGTHIRNHYKGQILTAVGVDPNNCMYPLAYAVVEAENRDSWEWFVKLLRQDIDAGDGRAWTIISDRQKRLLNVVAELLPAAEHRFCVRHMQNNFKQKYPGRSLKDKMWCAARAPNVQKFNEYMEQVNSELPAAFDWLAEVPTHHWSRPAFKCENKCDILLNNMCESFNRSIVVARSESILVMLEMIREYLMNRLQKKKEKAASWEDRRVTPKCGLMIDKYKRWSGNVYAAYAGYNEFQVNTVSGNRFGVDLNNWTCGCRRWELNGIPCHHVISAINRLGLDPYDFVDAAYSIKSYAQCYSGIIFPMNGKAYWKKHGHEVKPPLIQKLPGRPKMKRRRDGNDDKDKCSKDGAKLLRRVDQTSVRCSLCKQSGHNKRTCKDAHSSTDDLIGATGVQTPTVDTAAVPEDADGHHDCILEMDLHEAPILTQGSQSTQGEGKHTLKGGKGNNNKRLPPTNYNGPSLHGYSLSEPVQQFKTNVGGTEVVSASFTKKGKYMVTHGALSQALAAAKRKLGEANSDAAVQSDESMHKDGHGDEAGGEDAT
- the LOC108227904 gene encoding 65-kDa microtubule-associated protein 1; this translates as MAALDSQNTLLGETTCGSLLQQLQQIWDEVGESDAERDKMLLQLEQECLDVYKRKVDHAVKSRAHLLQSLADGQVELHSLMSALGEKTYVGIPDNTSGTIKEQLSAIAPTLEQLWKQKDERIKEFSDVQSQIQMICGQITGTIEKVGSPVVDESDLSLKKLDEFQAKLQELQKEKSDRLHKVLEFVSTVHDLCAVLRMDFFSTVTEVHPSLDDSIGVQSKSISNDTLSQLAKTVLALEEDKEQRLHKLQELAKQLIDLWNLMDTSEEERSLFDHVTCNVSASVDEVTIPGALALDLIEQAEVEVERLDQLKASRMKEIAFKRQAELEEIYVHAHVEIDSEAARERIMALIDSGDVEPAELLDDMDNQIVKAKEEALSRKDILDKVEKWMSACEEESWLEDYNRDDNRYNASRGAHLNLKRAEKARILVNKIPALVESLVAKTRAWEEERGVSFTYDGVPLLAMLDEYAMLRNDREEEKRRMKDQKKFHEQTNAAEQETAFTARPSPARPVGTKKAVGSRANGANGTPNRRLSLNAHQNGSRSINKDGRRESMRAAAPLKEDAGSCISGSEPLPSTP